A stretch of the Snodgrassella alvi genome encodes the following:
- the tssB gene encoding type VI secretion system contractile sheath small subunit, with protein MAVFNNSAQKFIQRNRAPRVQIEYDVEIYGSEKKIELPFVMAVLADLSGKPAEDLPPVGERKFLTIDIDNFDERMKAIQPRVAFAVPNTLSGEGQLMVDITFESMEDFSPARVAQKVDALKQLLDARTQLANLQTYMDGKSGAENLVNQLLQNPGLLQALAKAPKPQPAAGDNQASASADTE; from the coding sequence ATGGCGGTATTTAACAACAGTGCCCAGAAATTTATTCAGCGTAATCGTGCACCAAGGGTACAAATAGAATATGACGTAGAGATTTATGGTTCTGAGAAAAAAATTGAATTGCCATTTGTAATGGCAGTGCTTGCTGATTTATCCGGTAAACCAGCAGAAGACTTGCCGCCGGTTGGGGAGCGTAAATTCCTAACCATTGATATTGATAATTTTGATGAGCGAATGAAAGCCATTCAACCACGTGTCGCTTTTGCTGTACCGAATACCCTATCTGGTGAAGGGCAGCTGATGGTAGATATCACTTTCGAAAGTATGGAAGATTTTTCTCCGGCAAGAGTGGCTCAGAAAGTTGATGCACTCAAACAATTACTGGATGCACGTACTCAGCTGGCAAACCTACAGACTTATATGGATGGTAAATCCGGAGCAGAGAATCTGGTTAACCAGCTGTTACAGAATCCTGGTCTTCTACAGGCATTAGCCAAAGCACCTAAACCCCAGCCTGCAGCAGGAGATAACCAAGCTTCAGCATCTGCTGATACCGAATAA
- a CDS encoding ImpA family type VI secretion system protein: protein MNQNNIPASDSCEKKMSNKNIKQKHQYADLLAPVSAEQPCGSNLEYDPEFLLLLSKSTEQPEAQYGDFVNKPEGINWNEVERDALRLLLRTKDIRIYIIFLRSRIQLNGAKGLLEGLSLLEEACTTYSQEIYPQIESDENGDEEDAALVRSNALAGLTDPQGVMADIRGIVLSSNAALRLQIRDVERSLSIPRPADALAPDSVRRQLLDLRLRNTPALIALDEVLPIVEKLQTWVDENLKLNAPDFSSLKKILSYFQDNENRSAPKRETPEENNLPEQNNTHISNAPEIIQEDVDSSLNHESLTNDVLQELMPVAIADRYDALQRIEDIRHWFEANEPSSPTIPLLRQAERMVGKRFSEVINAIPLELLQKWDEEET, encoded by the coding sequence ATGAACCAGAACAATATTCCAGCATCAGACAGTTGTGAGAAAAAGATGAGCAATAAAAATATAAAACAGAAACACCAATATGCAGACTTGCTTGCTCCCGTTTCTGCAGAACAGCCATGTGGCAGTAATCTCGAATATGACCCAGAATTTCTGCTGTTACTTTCTAAATCTACCGAACAACCTGAAGCTCAATATGGTGATTTCGTTAACAAACCGGAAGGAATTAACTGGAATGAAGTTGAACGCGATGCACTAAGATTGTTGCTACGGACTAAAGACATCCGAATTTATATTATCTTTCTGCGCAGCAGAATCCAGTTAAACGGAGCCAAAGGTCTTCTTGAAGGATTAAGTTTACTTGAAGAGGCCTGCACCACTTATTCACAGGAAATATATCCACAGATTGAATCAGATGAAAATGGTGATGAAGAGGATGCGGCACTGGTTCGCAGTAATGCGCTTGCCGGTCTGACAGACCCGCAAGGTGTTATGGCAGATATTCGCGGGATTGTCCTGTCTAGTAATGCGGCATTGCGATTACAAATTCGGGATGTAGAGCGCTCTTTATCAATTCCCCGTCCGGCTGATGCTCTGGCTCCAGACTCCGTACGGCGGCAATTGCTTGATTTGCGTCTGCGAAATACACCGGCGCTGATAGCACTAGATGAAGTGCTACCAATTGTAGAAAAATTGCAAACATGGGTCGATGAGAATTTAAAACTCAATGCACCGGATTTTAGTTCGCTAAAAAAAATATTGAGCTATTTTCAGGATAATGAGAACCGATCTGCCCCCAAAAGAGAAACACCCGAAGAAAATAACCTACCAGAACAAAACAACACCCATATTTCTAACGCACCTGAAATTATACAAGAAGATGTAGATTCTTCTCTTAATCACGAATCCCTTACAAATGATGTTTTACAAGAACTGATGCCTGTAGCTATTGCCGACCGTTATGACGCCCTTCAGCGCATTGAGGATATACGTCACTGGTTTGAAGCCAACGAGCCCAGCAGCCCTACTATCCCCCTCCTGCGTCAAGCAGAACGCATGGTGGGTAAACGCTTTTCCGAAGTAATCAATGCAATACCACTCGAGTTATTGCAAAAATGGGATGAAGAAGAAACGTAA
- the tssF gene encoding type VI secretion system baseplate subunit TssF has translation MDPLLLDYYNKELTFMREMAAEFSRQHPKIAKRLGMQGIEIADPYVERMIEAFCFLTARTQLKIDAEFPRFTQRLLEVIYPNYVTPTPSMAVAQLHPSHSEGDFHQGFKVPRHSTFRAGIPVGENTVCEFRNSQEVTLWPIQIIEARLTGAPPDMPMLNRYLPAHTKVTGALRLTLRTFGEINFNQIKGLDRLPIYLCGEDRIASHLFELLHTSAVATVAGYPGSFTGALDINVKNAVVHEGLEPGEGLLPLTWDVFHGHNLLHEYFSCPERFYFFTPTGLSNGLSKINANVAEIIILLDRIPDSWLINQTSTEQFALFCTPLINLFRKRTDRIELDTARTELHLVADRSRPLDYEIYTIETVHGLKPQTTEELNFRPLYNSLNNDEGNYGRYFSLRREQRKLSDNARKYGTRTSYIGTEIFLSLVDQNEAPYPEYLRYLSATAWLTNRDLATLVPRNGIDDLSIDDSVPVESIGLIRAPRPPLAPFAERELAWRLIRQLSFNYLPLSDMAHRPGGQALRDMLRLFVPTHDSPQLRQIQSLIGVKTEPVTRRLPGAGPLVYGRGVKCELTIDEDGFSGISPYLFGLVMEHYLSRHVAINTFTQTALHSIQRGQIALWPVRMGGRGAI, from the coding sequence ATGGATCCGTTATTACTAGACTATTACAACAAAGAACTCACTTTCATGCGTGAAATGGCCGCTGAGTTTTCGCGGCAACACCCCAAAATTGCAAAACGTCTGGGTATGCAGGGTATTGAAATAGCGGATCCCTATGTAGAAAGGATGATAGAGGCTTTCTGTTTTCTCACAGCACGCACACAATTAAAAATTGACGCTGAATTTCCGCGATTTACCCAACGTCTGCTGGAAGTCATTTATCCGAATTATGTCACACCCACCCCATCAATGGCGGTAGCACAGCTTCATCCCAGCCATTCGGAAGGTGATTTCCACCAAGGATTTAAGGTACCCAGACATTCTACTTTTCGTGCCGGTATTCCAGTAGGAGAAAACACAGTTTGTGAATTTCGCAATAGTCAGGAAGTTACATTATGGCCAATCCAGATCATTGAAGCCAGATTAACCGGGGCACCGCCTGACATGCCGATGCTCAACCGTTATCTGCCGGCTCACACTAAAGTAACCGGTGCCTTACGTCTGACCTTACGCACATTTGGTGAAATCAACTTTAATCAGATTAAAGGTTTGGATCGCTTACCTATTTATCTGTGTGGTGAAGACAGAATTGCATCTCATCTGTTTGAATTATTGCATACCAGTGCCGTTGCAACGGTAGCCGGTTATCCAGGAAGTTTCACGGGAGCATTAGACATTAATGTAAAAAATGCGGTCGTGCATGAAGGGTTGGAACCGGGAGAAGGGTTACTACCGCTTACATGGGATGTTTTCCATGGACATAATTTGTTGCATGAATATTTTAGCTGTCCAGAACGGTTTTATTTTTTTACACCGACAGGTCTATCCAATGGTCTGAGCAAAATCAATGCTAATGTAGCTGAAATTATCATTCTGCTGGATCGCATTCCGGATAGCTGGCTAATTAATCAAACCAGTACAGAACAATTTGCTTTGTTTTGTACACCACTAATTAATCTTTTCCGTAAACGTACAGACAGGATAGAACTGGATACAGCCCGCACTGAGTTACATCTGGTTGCGGACAGATCTCGGCCACTTGATTATGAAATTTATACAATTGAAACTGTCCACGGACTGAAACCACAGACTACAGAAGAACTAAATTTTCGCCCGCTTTATAACTCTCTTAATAACGACGAAGGTAATTACGGCCGATATTTCTCCCTGCGTCGTGAACAACGCAAACTATCCGACAATGCCCGAAAATATGGTACCCGTACTAGTTATATTGGGACAGAAATTTTTCTGTCTTTGGTAGACCAGAATGAAGCACCTTATCCTGAATATCTGCGTTATCTTTCGGCTACCGCATGGTTAACCAATCGTGATCTGGCAACATTGGTTCCACGCAATGGTATTGATGATCTTTCCATTGATGATTCCGTACCAGTTGAAAGTATCGGACTCATCCGTGCACCACGCCCACCGCTGGCGCCATTTGCAGAACGGGAGCTGGCATGGCGTCTTATAAGGCAACTGTCTTTCAATTATTTACCATTGTCTGATATGGCTCATCGCCCAGGGGGTCAGGCATTACGGGATATGCTAAGACTGTTTGTACCAACACATGACAGCCCACAACTGCGCCAAATACAAAGTTTGATAGGAGTCAAAACTGAACCAGTAACCCGACGTTTACCTGGTGCAGGTCCTTTGGTATACGGAAGAGGTGTCAAATGCGAGCTGACAATTGACGAAGACGGATTTTCCGGCATTAGTCCTTATCTGTTTGGATTAGTAATGGAGCACTACTTATCGCGTCATGTTGCCATCAATACGTTCACACAAACTGCTTTGCATAGTATCCAGCGTGGTCAGATTGCGCTTTGGCCAGTACGGATGGGCGGTAGGGGTGCAATCTAA
- the tssG gene encoding type VI secretion system baseplate subunit TssG, with the protein MKEMDSSPNTDKKKWQDILHKASEKPWRYGYLSLMRFFGAQYPLQLPIGDAVRPQQEPFRLGQSPSLIFAPREIASTSLTSEGKFRIQLFGLGLWGANGPLPMHYTEIALSRRDSNRDSTLVDFADLFHHRYLTQFYSAWQSAQSAGGGLDRQDAEEFSFFIASLSGQSLEEFAESPLPSHPRLAAGAHLVREARNPDGMTSTLSHYFGVPFTLEEYVLHWIAVAPEERTRLGIPGPASVIGEGALVGQMVPDRQHKFRLTIGPLNLDDYLHFLPNGRDLPRLIEWVRAFIGYEYEWEIQLQLNPRSAPPAQMSSDQRLGWTTWLGQSMNDLPVAGMTYEPEQYSSIRQL; encoded by the coding sequence ATGAAAGAGATGGACAGTTCGCCCAATACAGATAAAAAAAAATGGCAAGACATTCTGCATAAGGCTAGCGAGAAGCCATGGCGTTATGGGTATTTAAGTCTGATGCGTTTTTTTGGTGCTCAATATCCGCTTCAGCTACCAATAGGTGATGCTGTACGACCACAGCAAGAACCGTTTCGGCTGGGACAATCACCATCACTGATTTTTGCTCCACGCGAAATTGCTTCAACTTCTTTAACATCAGAAGGAAAATTTCGTATTCAATTATTCGGATTGGGATTGTGGGGAGCCAATGGTCCTTTGCCGATGCATTATACTGAAATTGCCCTGAGCCGACGCGACAGTAACCGTGACAGCACATTAGTAGATTTTGCTGATCTATTTCACCATCGCTACCTGACCCAATTCTATAGTGCGTGGCAAAGCGCTCAGTCTGCTGGCGGTGGACTGGATAGACAGGACGCTGAAGAATTTTCTTTTTTTATAGCCAGCCTTAGTGGTCAGAGTCTGGAAGAATTTGCTGAAAGCCCCTTGCCATCTCATCCCAGATTAGCGGCAGGAGCACATTTAGTGCGCGAAGCCCGTAATCCAGATGGAATGACATCAACACTGTCTCATTATTTTGGCGTACCCTTTACCCTTGAAGAATACGTATTACACTGGATTGCCGTTGCGCCCGAAGAACGTACCCGTCTGGGTATACCCGGACCCGCATCAGTGATAGGAGAAGGCGCATTAGTAGGACAGATGGTACCAGATCGACAGCATAAATTCCGCTTAACTATTGGCCCATTGAATTTGGATGATTACTTACATTTTTTACCTAACGGACGCGACTTACCACGCTTAATCGAATGGGTTAGGGCGTTTATCGGATATGAATATGAGTGGGAAATACAACTACAACTGAATCCGCGTTCAGCCCCTCCAGCGCAAATGAGTTCTGACCAGCGTTTAGGATGGACTACCTGGCTGGGTCAGTCTATGAATGATCTTCCAGTGGCGGGTATGACGTATGAACCAGAACAATATTCCAGCATCAGACAGTTGTGA
- a CDS encoding type VI secretion system accessory protein TagJ codes for MSKTHRNDEHFSTLQAWIANRSLTDVIQETEQQIKTKPTDHVQRWLLFQLLCLKGDWQRALKQLQACAQMQSDFEQQAQAFRGLIACEIYRKECFSGQKRPGFIQQQPEWVDLLLDAIALNQTDNETKADEMREAALGSAKDVSGTIDPGGKFSWIADSDTWLGPTIELVIGSIYTWLPFEQISSVSSTRPHSILDLIWKPALITLTDGSEHHAFLLGRCCGSESESESLMLCRETIWKEHGETSVRALGQKTWQTDHGDIGILDITSCEFVTDKG; via the coding sequence ATGAGCAAGACACACCGAAATGATGAACATTTTTCTACGCTGCAAGCATGGATAGCCAACCGATCTCTGACTGATGTCATACAGGAAACTGAACAACAAATCAAAACTAAACCTACAGACCATGTTCAGCGTTGGTTGTTATTTCAATTACTTTGTCTGAAGGGAGACTGGCAGCGGGCGCTGAAGCAATTACAAGCATGTGCTCAGATGCAATCTGATTTTGAACAACAGGCCCAAGCTTTCCGAGGATTAATTGCATGTGAAATATATCGCAAGGAGTGTTTTTCTGGTCAAAAACGTCCGGGATTCATCCAGCAACAACCCGAATGGGTAGATTTGTTACTTGATGCAATTGCTTTAAATCAGACTGACAATGAGACAAAAGCGGATGAAATGAGAGAAGCAGCATTGGGTTCAGCTAAAGATGTTTCCGGTACTATCGACCCAGGTGGTAAATTCTCATGGATTGCAGATAGTGATACATGGCTTGGTCCAACCATTGAGCTCGTAATCGGTAGTATCTATACATGGCTTCCATTCGAACAGATCAGCTCTGTTTCTTCCACACGTCCCCACTCTATTCTGGATTTAATTTGGAAACCCGCCTTAATAACACTTACAGATGGTTCAGAACATCACGCGTTTCTGCTTGGTCGCTGCTGTGGTTCGGAATCAGAAAGTGAATCGCTGATGTTATGCCGTGAAACTATCTGGAAGGAGCATGGGGAAACCTCTGTAAGGGCTTTAGGGCAAAAAACATGGCAAACAGATCACGGAGATATCGGCATTCTTGACATCACTTCATGTGAATTTGTGACTGATAAAGGGTAA
- the tagK gene encoding type VI secretion system-associated protein TagK encodes MENSLLLSLDYCRGIKVGQVYEIKKYAFFSETSIYSLQTESPATENLALSIRQSASGWQLLNLSQNVHCAVNGMPIASNNWCLLHDGDIFEWGLSIWQINPAQQFTSEIETETLNKNNADYKIMPLDLKWFDSHLLSQQKDENPFSLVMPSLPYELLESTEYQTKDSTLEESPAEAIFLDLLHEYRQALDTPQLSVNEHFWQERLLKNDVSSSASTVNLTDLSGNLDPLMTLQDIVSGPLNIDDVFNGLDSLREAELFKTEEIPEILHLFAPGWQQQNSHAHMPPTLTRKEHHAVSVDSHYRMSQFADSHQKDFKDEQDTPK; translated from the coding sequence ATGGAAAATTCACTTCTATTAAGTCTTGATTACTGCCGTGGAATTAAAGTTGGTCAGGTTTATGAAATAAAAAAATATGCATTTTTTTCCGAAACCTCGATTTATAGTCTTCAAACAGAATCACCTGCAACAGAAAATCTAGCATTAAGTATTCGTCAGTCAGCAAGCGGCTGGCAACTACTTAACCTTTCTCAAAATGTTCACTGCGCAGTAAATGGAATGCCGATTGCATCAAATAATTGGTGTCTTTTGCATGATGGCGATATTTTTGAATGGGGATTATCAATCTGGCAAATTAATCCCGCTCAACAGTTTACTTCAGAGATCGAAACTGAAACACTCAACAAAAACAATGCCGATTACAAAATTATGCCATTAGATTTAAAATGGTTTGACTCACATTTGCTTTCTCAGCAGAAAGATGAAAATCCATTCAGTCTGGTGATGCCAAGCCTGCCTTATGAACTATTGGAAAGTACTGAATATCAGACAAAAGATTCGACATTAGAAGAATCTCCTGCTGAGGCCATTTTTCTGGATTTATTACACGAATATCGTCAGGCACTTGACACACCACAGCTATCAGTAAATGAGCATTTCTGGCAGGAAAGATTACTAAAAAATGATGTCAGTAGTTCTGCATCCACTGTTAATCTAACCGATCTCTCAGGCAATTTGGACCCGTTAATGACCTTACAGGACATTGTTTCTGGGCCACTAAACATTGATGATGTCTTTAACGGCCTTGACAGCCTCAGAGAAGCTGAGCTGTTCAAAACAGAAGAAATACCCGAAATTTTGCATTTATTCGCTCCGGGCTGGCAACAGCAGAATAGTCATGCACATATGCCACCCACATTAACCAGAAAAGAGCATCATGCCGTTAGCGTAGACAGTCATTATCGCATGTCACAATTTGCTGACAGTCACCAAAAGGATTTTAAGGATGAGCAAGACACACCGAAATGA
- the tssH gene encoding type VI secretion system ATPase TssH: MDISRQALFGKLNTTLFRSIESATTFCKLRGNPYVELVHWVHQLMQENDGDVIRILRHYEADIAKIEQDISRNLLLLPSGASSISDFSHHIDLAIERAWVYATLTFKDYKIRGAWLFAALVLTPELRRVLTGVSGEFTKIPQEELAESLPEIIKQSPESQDRPYDDAGYAAAIPGEASQSLMDNSQDSKSALARYCTDLTEEAKQGRIDPVIGREHEIRTMIDILLRRRQNNPLLTGEAGVGKTAVVEGFALAIAYGEVPPSLSEVRLLSLDVGALLAGASMKGEFESRLKSVLEEASHSANPIIIFVDEVHTLVGAGGASGTGDAANLLKPALARGTLRTIGATTWSEYKRHIEKDPALTRRFQVLQVAEPEEAAAINMVRGLVSTFENHHGVIVMDEAVRAAVKLSHRYIPSRQLPDKAISLLDTACARVGLSLHTPPSTVQYLRQQLNAAQTELELLSKQQRIGLFTGELTEVELRIEALSVELETEEARWQQELQTVDKLIAARACCQNNDDKALLEQLSEIETALRALQGDVPVVFPEVSESVVAAIVSDWTGIPVGRMVKDEIGAVLNLSVNLAQRVVGQDDALDQIGERIQTARCGLTDPNKPVGVFLLVGPSGVGKTETALALSEAMYGGEQNLITINMSEFQEAHTVSTLKGAPPGYVGYGEGGVLTEAVRRRPYSVVLLDEIEKAHRDVHEIFYQVFDKGMMEDGEGLNIDFKNTVILMTSNVGSDLVSQLYADPALAPDWSTLKEVLMPELRKHFPAAFIGRLTIIPYLPLADEALSSIARLHLNRIVLRMREQHGIALNYDEALVEHIVQHCPMHETGARLLIGYIEQHILPALSRYWLQALTEKKAVESINISIDPSHTENPIIFSVVPV, translated from the coding sequence ATGGACATTTCCCGCCAAGCTCTATTTGGTAAACTTAATACAACACTGTTCCGCTCTATTGAATCGGCTACAACATTTTGTAAATTACGTGGAAATCCTTATGTTGAGCTCGTGCATTGGGTACACCAGCTCATGCAGGAAAATGATGGCGATGTTATTCGAATATTGCGGCATTATGAAGCGGATATCGCCAAAATTGAGCAGGATATTTCACGTAACCTGCTTTTGCTGCCATCTGGAGCAAGTTCAATCAGTGATTTTTCCCACCATATAGATTTAGCAATTGAGCGGGCGTGGGTTTACGCTACTCTCACGTTTAAGGATTATAAAATTCGAGGAGCTTGGTTATTTGCCGCTTTGGTACTGACGCCTGAATTGCGTCGTGTATTGACAGGAGTTTCTGGCGAATTTACCAAAATTCCTCAGGAAGAATTAGCAGAATCATTACCTGAAATAATTAAACAGTCCCCTGAATCTCAGGATCGTCCTTACGATGATGCTGGCTATGCAGCTGCCATTCCTGGTGAGGCCAGTCAGTCGTTAATGGATAATAGTCAAGATAGTAAATCTGCTCTGGCAAGATATTGTACAGACCTGACAGAAGAAGCAAAACAGGGTCGGATAGATCCAGTTATCGGTCGTGAGCATGAAATACGCACCATGATAGATATTTTGTTGCGCCGTCGTCAGAATAATCCTTTATTAACGGGAGAAGCAGGTGTAGGCAAAACCGCTGTAGTAGAAGGATTTGCTTTGGCTATTGCCTATGGGGAAGTGCCACCGAGTCTTTCAGAAGTAAGATTATTGTCCTTAGATGTGGGTGCATTACTGGCTGGTGCCAGTATGAAGGGTGAATTTGAATCACGTTTAAAATCAGTATTGGAAGAGGCTAGCCATTCAGCAAACCCAATCATAATATTTGTTGACGAAGTCCACACTCTGGTGGGAGCAGGAGGAGCTTCTGGTACCGGTGATGCAGCAAATCTGCTAAAACCTGCTCTGGCAAGGGGTACTTTACGTACCATTGGTGCTACTACATGGAGTGAATATAAACGGCATATTGAAAAGGATCCAGCTCTAACGCGCCGGTTTCAGGTTTTACAAGTAGCCGAACCGGAAGAAGCTGCGGCCATTAATATGGTCCGCGGTCTGGTTTCAACATTTGAAAACCATCATGGCGTAATTGTGATGGATGAGGCAGTGAGAGCTGCAGTTAAATTATCCCATCGTTATATTCCATCACGCCAATTGCCAGACAAAGCCATTAGCCTTCTGGATACAGCGTGTGCAAGGGTTGGCCTGTCGTTGCACACGCCACCCAGTACTGTGCAATACCTGCGTCAGCAGCTAAATGCTGCACAAACTGAACTGGAACTATTAAGTAAACAACAACGTATTGGTTTGTTTACAGGAGAGTTGACTGAAGTAGAACTGCGTATAGAAGCACTTTCAGTTGAGCTGGAAACCGAAGAAGCACGTTGGCAACAGGAGCTGCAAACTGTAGATAAATTAATAGCTGCACGTGCATGCTGTCAGAACAATGATGATAAGGCTCTTTTGGAGCAACTGTCAGAAATTGAAACAGCTTTACGAGCGTTACAAGGTGATGTCCCAGTAGTTTTTCCAGAAGTTAGTGAAAGTGTTGTAGCTGCAATTGTCTCTGACTGGACTGGTATTCCTGTTGGTAGGATGGTCAAGGATGAGATAGGAGCCGTATTGAATCTTTCTGTTAATCTGGCGCAGCGTGTAGTGGGGCAGGATGATGCGCTTGACCAGATCGGAGAACGTATCCAGACCGCACGCTGTGGTTTAACAGATCCTAATAAGCCGGTTGGCGTCTTTTTGCTGGTAGGCCCTTCTGGTGTTGGTAAAACCGAAACGGCGCTGGCACTCTCTGAAGCCATGTACGGTGGTGAGCAAAACCTGATCACCATCAATATGAGTGAGTTTCAGGAAGCACACACTGTCTCTACTCTTAAAGGTGCACCTCCAGGCTATGTTGGCTATGGTGAAGGTGGCGTCCTTACCGAAGCGGTACGTCGACGGCCATATAGTGTGGTATTGCTGGATGAGATAGAAAAAGCCCATCGCGATGTACATGAAATTTTTTATCAAGTCTTTGATAAAGGCATGATGGAGGATGGCGAGGGCTTAAATATTGACTTTAAAAACACCGTCATTCTGATGACCAGTAACGTAGGCTCTGATCTGGTTTCTCAATTATATGCTGACCCAGCACTCGCCCCGGATTGGTCAACGCTGAAAGAAGTGCTGATGCCGGAGTTACGTAAACATTTTCCGGCAGCATTTATTGGTCGGCTAACCATTATTCCTTATTTGCCATTAGCAGATGAAGCACTGAGCAGTATTGCTCGCCTGCACCTCAACCGTATCGTACTAAGAATGCGTGAACAGCACGGTATTGCATTAAATTATGACGAGGCATTGGTAGAGCATATTGTACAGCACTGCCCTATGCATGAAACAGGTGCTAGATTACTCATCGGATATATCGAACAGCATATTTTGCCAGCTCTTTCACGCTACTGGCTTCAGGCTTTAACAGAAAAAAAAGCTGTGGAATCTATCAATATAAGTATTGACCCTAGCCATACTGAAAATCCAATTATTTTTTCGGTTGTACCTGTCTAG
- the tssE gene encoding type VI secretion system baseplate subunit TssE, which produces MAEQFPPLRPKAHLLPTLFDRLRDDAPTRKTETSENYTVSSERLRAIVQRDLMYLLNTTNLEDEIDLRLYPQVAASVVNYGVPPIAGQYMHEHKWIDIEKAIRRAILRFEPRLEASSLGVAPLMKDESKLNYNVLLFEIRGRILTEPYPTSFVVQSAFDLETNRISII; this is translated from the coding sequence ATGGCTGAACAATTCCCCCCTTTACGCCCGAAGGCTCATCTCTTACCTACATTGTTTGATCGCCTACGGGATGATGCACCCACTCGTAAGACTGAAACATCTGAGAATTATACAGTTTCTTCTGAACGGTTACGGGCAATAGTTCAGCGAGATCTGATGTATCTACTCAATACCACTAATCTGGAAGATGAGATTGATTTACGTTTGTATCCACAGGTAGCTGCTTCTGTAGTCAACTATGGCGTGCCTCCTATTGCTGGTCAATATATGCATGAGCACAAATGGATTGATATTGAGAAAGCTATTCGGCGTGCAATTCTGCGTTTTGAACCAAGATTGGAGGCTTCTTCATTAGGTGTTGCTCCATTAATGAAAGATGAATCCAAATTAAATTACAATGTCTTATTATTTGAAATACGCGGACGCATTCTCACTGAACCATACCCTACTTCATTTGTTGTCCAAAGTGCATTTGATCTTGAAACCAACAGAATAAGTATTATCTGA